The Bosea sp. 685 DNA window ACCGAGTTCCTGATCCTGCAATCGCTGGCGCAGCGCCCGGGCGTGGTGAAGAGCCGCAACGCCCTGATGGACGCCGCCTATGACGACGAGGTCTATGTCGACGACCGCACCATCGACAGCCACATCAAGCGCCTGCGCAAGAAGTTCAATCAGGTCGATGTCGATTTCGACATGATCGAGACCTTGTATGGCGTCGGTTATCGCTTCAAGGAAAGCTGAGCATCGGGGGACGGGTTTCAGCTCTCATCCCGGAGAACCGCGAAGCGGCGTCTCGACCGATGCGCCACTTCGCAGCGGCAGCGCTCACTGAACCGTCCCTCGCGGCGCGATCCTCCGGATCGCTCCGCGGGATGAAGGCTTTGGACTAGGCTGCTCAGGAAAATGCAGGGCGCTTGAGGCCTATGGCGACGGTCGACGACGAACGCAGGATTGTGATCCGCACGCAGCGCTTCGCGCCCATGCTGCGCAAGCGTCTGGCCGTCTTCGGCCGGCGCAGCCTGCGCGCCATCTCCTCGCGCGCCGCCTCCAGCCTGACGCGGCGCATCGTCGTCCTCAACCTGGCGGGGCTCGTCGCGCTGCTGCTGGGCTTCCTCTATCTCAACCAGTTCCGCGAGGGTCTGATCGAATCGCGGGTGCAGAGCCTGCTGACGCAAGGCGAGATCATCGCCGGCGCGATCTCGGCCTCGGCGACGGTCGAGACCGACACCATCACCATCGACCCCGACAAGCTGCTCCAATTGCAGGCGGGCGAGAGTGCCGGCATCCCCGAAGACCCGCTCGATTTCTCGATCAACCCCGAAAAAGTCGCGCCGCTGCTGCGGCGGCTGGTGACGCCGACCAAGACGCGGGCGCGGGTCTACGACAAGGACGGGCTGCTGACGCTGGATTCGCGCAATCTCTATTCGCGCGGCGACGTGCTTCGGCTCGATCTGCCGCGCGTCGGCGAGCCCGACGAGGCGCCCTTGCTGGAGCGCACATGGAACATGCTGCGCAACCGGCTCGGCCGGGCCGATGTTCCCACCTATGACGATTTCGAGAACGCCAACGGCAAGTCCTATCCCGAGGTGGCGCGCGCGCTGAACGGCACCCCGGCCAGCGTCGTGCGCGTCAACACGCGCGGGCAGACCATCGTTTCCGTCGCCGTGCCGGTGCAGCGCTTCCGTGCGCTGAAGGGCGTGCTGCTGCTCTCGACGCAGGGCGGCGACATCGACGCCATCATCGCCTCCGAGCGCTACGCGATCCTCCAGGTCTTCACGGTGGCCGCCGGCGTGATGATCGTGCTCTCGGTGCTGCTCGCCGGCACCATAGCGGAGCCGATCCGCAAGCTCGCCGAGGCGGCGCAACGCGTCCGCAAGGGCGTCAAATCGCGCGA harbors:
- a CDS encoding stimulus-sensing domain-containing protein, coding for MATVDDERRIVIRTQRFAPMLRKRLAVFGRRSLRAISSRAASSLTRRIVVLNLAGLVALLLGFLYLNQFREGLIESRVQSLLTQGEIIAGAISASATVETDTITIDPDKLLQLQAGESAGIPEDPLDFSINPEKVAPLLRRLVTPTKTRARVYDKDGLLTLDSRNLYSRGDVLRLDLPRVGEPDEAPLLERTWNMLRNRLGRADVPTYDDFENANGKSYPEVARALNGTPASVVRVNTRGQTIVSVAVPVQRFRALKGVLLLSTQGGDIDAIIASERYAILQVFTVAAGVMIVLSVLLAGTIAEPIRKLAEAAQRVRKGVKSREQIPDFAGRHDEIGHLSGSLREMTKALYSRIEAIESFAADVAHELKNPLTSLRSAVETLPRAKSNESRGRLLAVIQHDVRRLDRLISDISDASRLDAELARNDAAPVDIGQVLDAVVSVQNETRHEARASIELKTERRGQRPGGRDGFLVMGHDSRLGQVLVNLIDNARSFSPADKPVRVMLSREGADVLITVEDDGPGIEPHALERVFERFYTDRPNEGFGQNSGLGLSISRQIIEAHRGSIRAENRLGPADGDGEQPRIGARFIVRLPAVPLAA